One stretch of Leptospira bouyouniensis DNA includes these proteins:
- a CDS encoding DUF3800 domain-containing protein gives MKIFLDESGVFSLTENQRNSYSCFGGLIIPEDCIEEIEFVFKKFKTRINALENEEIKGKDLNEIQYNEILTLLEKYDILFVATAIDTGFYAKRNILLHQQTQANKIRSAILEGDSNDIKVFFNSLADNLANLSLPLYIQSVCTRSCIENIIRKASLYYVQRKPNLLSKWEWLIDAKDSKITKYEKIWKEVSFPLLQTSFLKEPLEMLSDADYSFMISYEKPIGRNNIYELIKNIKNIDKETSFDISSLLEKMNFMDSKKNNLLQIADIFVTGLRRAFKNTLSYSGWRKIANFVVHAKIGNNAIELIDLTGELQSTNIPDHTKAIMHHFNTKSKQMIQI, from the coding sequence ATGAAAATTTTCTTAGACGAATCAGGAGTATTTTCACTAACTGAAAATCAGAGGAATTCCTATTCCTGCTTCGGAGGATTAATCATACCAGAAGATTGTATCGAAGAAATTGAGTTTGTTTTTAAAAAGTTTAAGACAAGGATAAATGCTTTAGAAAACGAAGAAATAAAAGGTAAAGATTTAAATGAAATTCAATACAACGAAATACTAACTTTACTAGAAAAATACGACATTCTTTTTGTAGCTACAGCCATAGACACAGGCTTTTATGCCAAACGAAATATCCTCCTACATCAGCAAACTCAAGCAAATAAAATAAGAAGTGCAATTCTAGAAGGTGATTCAAATGATATAAAAGTTTTTTTCAATTCTCTAGCTGATAATCTTGCAAACCTAAGTTTACCACTCTATATTCAATCTGTATGCACAAGATCTTGCATTGAAAATATAATCAGAAAAGCATCATTATATTATGTTCAAAGAAAACCTAATTTACTTTCAAAATGGGAATGGTTAATAGATGCAAAAGACTCCAAAATAACTAAATATGAAAAAATTTGGAAAGAAGTATCTTTTCCGTTATTACAAACTAGTTTCCTAAAGGAGCCTCTAGAAATGCTATCTGATGCTGATTATAGTTTTATGATTAGCTATGAAAAACCTATAGGTAGAAATAATATTTATGAACTTATAAAAAATATTAAAAATATAGATAAAGAAACAAGCTTTGATATAAGCTCTCTTTTAGAAAAAATGAATTTCATGGATTCAAAAAAAAATAATCTTCTTCAAATTGCAGATATTTTTGTCACCGGTCTTCGTCGCGCATTTAAAAATACATTATCATACTCAGGCTGGAGAAAAATTGCAAATTTTGTAGTGCACGCAAAGATAGGAAACAATGCAATTGAATTGATCGATTTAACTGGCGAATTACAATCTACCAATATCCCAGATCACACAAAAGCAATCATGCATCACTTCAATACAAAATCTAAACAAATGATACAAATTTAA
- a CDS encoding DNA polymerase domain-containing protein: protein METYKGYLFDIYHSEQKIYLWIKSDSGELKLFVDEYFPIIYANASPAVLKKLVKRFYELDALAEIPSFTEKRLFYQNKTISVLKLVISKPQLLPKITNKLFNLYGKYDIYHSDIEITTGYMVEKNIYPLAYLRIEYEINKNQLNRIKTISSLTDINELDYKVPELRAISLYLEKSHRHPFQENTLVIETPKKKYNIPTNNGISLIQNLNEIFEKHNPDIVLSSFGDQVIFPYLFKIAQENHLTTEFDRDKTSLIRRSIQTQGTSFNTYGTIVFRAPSYPLFGRWHIDSRNSFVYKEAELIGIIELSRISRLPIQKMARASTGKALTYIEVDVALRMNYLVPWQKSALESEKSALQLLNADKGGLVFQADIQNGFVLENVAQLDFSQMYPSIMVTHNISPETINCLCCQDDPNIEKVPSLGYRICAKRKGIVSEALAHIVQRRNHYKEQKKNNHPNFVNIQSKQSSLKWMLVTSFGYLGYRNAKFGKLESHEAVTAFGREKLITAKEVSEKFHYKVVHGITDSIFIQKKDMSPISNEDLTQLCLEIEKHTKIKMEVEGIYSWLCFPPSTQDTKLPVANRYMGRFIDGHFKGRGIITRRKDFPKFIRDAQNQMIQWMCQFKTIAEMQSKEKEILDLFYAYDKKLVTGNLNWKDLVIQKSTSKEPEDYTVDAPSTIAVKDLLNMGVRVQAGEKIKYIVINQKSEKKGERYLTLERIETKINQHSKPYFHTQLAPKIQNHTRIQNKSNETKSGYSKLQPIVNGIASKNRTLTVTTHSLNNINLIYNNIKASYLNKMPYNETICRQNHSKFSNVTPNYDQKYYRSLLVKSLKEIWIGIASFKNFEILISDESFLPFKFDKNQNYSKILNISNSVFIA from the coding sequence ATGGAAACTTACAAAGGTTATCTGTTTGACATCTACCACTCAGAACAAAAAATTTACCTTTGGATCAAATCAGATTCAGGTGAATTAAAACTTTTTGTCGACGAATATTTTCCCATCATTTATGCCAATGCTTCTCCGGCTGTTTTAAAAAAGTTAGTCAAACGATTTTATGAATTAGATGCATTAGCTGAAATTCCAAGTTTCACAGAAAAACGGCTATTTTACCAAAACAAAACCATTTCAGTTCTAAAACTTGTCATTTCAAAACCACAACTACTTCCCAAAATAACAAACAAACTTTTTAATTTATATGGAAAATACGATATCTACCATTCCGATATCGAAATCACCACAGGGTACATGGTGGAAAAAAACATCTATCCACTTGCATACCTTCGGATCGAATATGAAATCAACAAAAATCAATTAAATCGTATCAAAACCATTTCATCTCTTACCGACATAAACGAATTGGATTATAAAGTACCTGAGCTACGTGCCATTTCTCTTTACCTAGAGAAAAGCCATAGACACCCTTTCCAAGAAAATACATTGGTCATCGAAACTCCAAAAAAAAAATACAACATCCCCACAAATAATGGAATCTCTCTTATCCAAAACCTTAACGAAATTTTTGAAAAACATAATCCAGACATAGTTCTATCTTCATTTGGTGACCAAGTGATATTTCCTTATCTATTCAAAATAGCACAAGAAAATCACCTAACAACTGAATTCGATAGAGACAAAACCAGTTTAATACGACGATCCATACAGACGCAAGGAACCAGCTTTAATACATATGGAACAATTGTTTTCCGAGCTCCTTCTTATCCACTATTTGGAAGATGGCATATTGATTCTCGTAATAGTTTCGTATACAAAGAAGCCGAATTGATTGGAATCATCGAACTCTCTAGAATCTCAAGATTACCTATCCAAAAAATGGCAAGGGCATCCACAGGAAAAGCGCTTACTTACATCGAAGTCGATGTGGCACTTCGCATGAACTACCTTGTTCCTTGGCAAAAAAGTGCACTCGAATCTGAGAAGTCAGCCTTACAATTATTAAATGCTGATAAAGGTGGACTAGTTTTCCAGGCAGACATTCAAAATGGATTTGTACTCGAAAATGTAGCGCAACTTGATTTCTCACAAATGTATCCAAGTATTATGGTCACTCACAATATCTCTCCAGAAACAATCAATTGCCTTTGTTGCCAAGATGATCCAAACATAGAAAAAGTTCCCTCGCTTGGATATCGTATTTGTGCCAAACGAAAAGGAATTGTCTCTGAGGCTTTGGCACATATCGTCCAAAGAAGGAATCATTACAAAGAACAAAAAAAAAATAACCATCCCAATTTCGTCAATATCCAATCCAAACAATCTAGTTTAAAATGGATGTTAGTAACTTCATTTGGTTATTTAGGTTACCGAAATGCAAAATTTGGAAAACTAGAAAGTCACGAAGCTGTGACCGCATTCGGAAGAGAAAAACTAATCACAGCCAAAGAAGTATCAGAAAAATTTCATTACAAAGTTGTACATGGAATAACAGATAGTATTTTCATTCAAAAAAAGGACATGAGTCCCATCAGTAACGAAGACCTAACACAACTTTGTTTAGAAATCGAAAAACATACTAAAATCAAAATGGAGGTAGAGGGAATATATTCATGGTTATGTTTTCCACCATCAACGCAAGATACAAAACTTCCCGTTGCCAATCGTTATATGGGTCGTTTCATTGATGGTCATTTCAAGGGGCGAGGGATCATCACAAGAAGAAAAGATTTTCCTAAATTCATACGTGATGCACAAAACCAAATGATACAATGGATGTGCCAATTCAAAACGATAGCGGAAATGCAATCAAAAGAAAAAGAAATCCTCGATTTATTCTACGCTTATGATAAAAAATTAGTAACAGGCAATCTCAACTGGAAAGACCTTGTCATACAAAAATCTACTTCAAAAGAACCAGAAGATTATACAGTTGACGCACCAAGTACAATTGCCGTCAAAGATCTACTCAATATGGGAGTTCGTGTACAAGCTGGAGAAAAAATAAAATATATCGTCATTAACCAAAAATCAGAGAAAAAAGGAGAAAGGTATCTCACTCTCGAAAGGATTGAAACAAAAATAAATCAGCACTCCAAGCCCTACTTCCACACGCAACTCGCTCCCAAAATACAAAACCACACACGCATCCAAAATAAAAGTAATGAAACAAAAAGCGGGTATTCAAAATTACAGCCAATTGTAAACGGAATCGCTTCAAAAAATAGAACTCTTACTGTAACAACCCATAGTTTGAATAATATTAATTTAATATATAATAATATTAAGGCATCTTATTTAAACAAGATGCCTTACAATGAAACAATTTGTAGGCAAAATCATTCAAAATTCAGCAACGTAACACCAAATTATGACCAAAAATACTACCGATCCCTTTTGGTAAAATCTCTTAAAGAAATTTGGATTGGTATCGCTAGCTTCAAAAACTTCGAAATCCTCATCAGTGACGAATCATTCCTACCATTCAAATTTGATAAAAATCAAAACTATTCAAAGATTCTGAATATTAGCAATTCCGTATTTATTGCATAA
- a CDS encoding penicillin-binding protein activator LpoB — protein MQKKFLLFLLSFFIVNCSTATSYSKPENAKATKQWGVVEVKETVKSMSHSLSVYYKTELKGGYFEWRPLQNSTSEHIDTKLITNEILNQLTKEKVPFVDTTIREDATKEMAFGKTGMVSSDSRLAVGKFKSPSHQIKGEINEVVNYESGNKIQYITVTLFLVSLETNQIVWSEQTNFLKKSRVEGYGF, from the coding sequence ATGCAAAAGAAATTCCTCTTGTTTCTCCTTTCGTTTTTCATTGTTAACTGCTCTACAGCCACTTCGTATTCCAAACCAGAAAATGCAAAGGCCACCAAACAATGGGGAGTTGTTGAAGTAAAAGAAACTGTGAAAAGTATGAGCCATTCATTATCAGTATATTATAAAACAGAATTAAAGGGTGGTTATTTTGAATGGAGACCATTACAAAATAGTACGTCAGAACATATTGATACAAAACTCATCACCAATGAAATTTTAAACCAACTTACAAAAGAAAAAGTTCCATTTGTAGATACAACAATTAGGGAAGATGCAACAAAGGAAATGGCTTTTGGAAAAACAGGAATGGTATCGTCAGATTCTCGTTTGGCGGTAGGCAAATTTAAGTCACCTTCACATCAAATTAAAGGTGAGATCAACGAAGTTGTGAATTATGAATCTGGAAACAAAATTCAATACATCACGGTAACATTGTTTTTAGTGAGTTTGGAAACCAATCAAATTGTTTGGTCGGAACAAACCAATTTCCTAAAGAAAAGCCGTGTGGAAGGTTACGGATTCTGA
- the purL gene encoding phosphoribosylformylglycinamidine synthase subunit PurL: MEKEKVSLEEAKEHGLTETEFVEIQKILGRIPNSTELGIFSAMWSEHCSYKNSILKLKTLPTKSDKLLAQAGEENAGAMDIGDGLAVVFKIESHNHPTAVEPYQGAATGVGGIMRDIFTMGARPITSLNSLRFGDPKEPRNKYLLTRAVKGIGDYGNSLGIAVGGGELFIHPSFTKNPLVNAMTVGIAKHNEMASASTKGKVGNKVYIVGATTGRDGIHGASFASKDLTKESEEKRSAVQVGDPFMEKLLMEASLEAIQKNLLVGIQDMGAAGISCATSEMSAKGKTGMDVDLDKVPLRESDMNAYEIMLSESQERMLVIPEVGKEGELVSIFHKWGLNAVEIGTVTADGILRIRKNGSLKAEIPAESLVLGGGAPRYVREEKRPSYLDEVVKFDPNTIPDLKPDTVPQTLNSLLSSLNISSRRPLYEQYDTEVGLVKVVEPGEDGGLVRIPGTKKGIAVATDCNSRYTFLNPYEGAQIAVCESARNVAATGAEPYGVTNNLNFGNPYIPENYYVFSECVRGLGDACRYLGLPVTGGNVSFYNESQEGPVFPTPTIGMVGVIDDVAKGLRTFPKTNETVKYALVGDFQPTISASEYLYRSQGLDTGVIPKISLETEKQTIDTLIECRKKGLLTSAKDLSLGGLLVALAKIVITGKKGIEVNLKALQTKVQRLDALCFGETGASFIVSFLPSNETKVNESFTTKGLSFFPLGSSSAKSSLSVKGEGFHWEWTTKSLEVEFESGLKSYFE, translated from the coding sequence ATGGAAAAAGAGAAAGTTAGTCTGGAAGAAGCAAAAGAACACGGACTTACCGAAACTGAATTTGTTGAAATTCAAAAAATCTTAGGAAGGATTCCAAACTCAACTGAACTTGGAATTTTTTCTGCCATGTGGTCGGAACACTGCTCTTATAAAAATTCTATATTAAAATTAAAAACACTTCCCACTAAATCTGACAAACTACTCGCACAGGCTGGAGAAGAAAATGCGGGTGCCATGGACATTGGTGATGGCCTTGCCGTGGTCTTTAAGATTGAAAGCCACAACCACCCAACAGCCGTAGAACCATACCAAGGTGCCGCAACCGGTGTGGGTGGGATCATGCGTGATATTTTTACAATGGGCGCTCGTCCCATAACATCCCTCAACTCACTCCGGTTTGGTGATCCAAAAGAACCACGAAACAAATACCTACTCACTCGTGCCGTGAAAGGCATTGGCGATTATGGAAACTCCCTTGGCATTGCTGTTGGAGGTGGAGAACTTTTCATCCACCCATCTTTCACAAAAAACCCTCTTGTGAATGCAATGACTGTCGGAATCGCCAAACACAACGAAATGGCTTCTGCTTCTACCAAAGGAAAAGTTGGAAACAAAGTTTATATCGTTGGTGCGACCACGGGACGTGACGGAATCCATGGAGCAAGTTTTGCCTCCAAAGACCTCACCAAAGAATCAGAAGAAAAAAGATCCGCAGTACAAGTGGGAGATCCCTTTATGGAAAAACTCCTAATGGAAGCATCTCTTGAAGCCATTCAAAAGAATTTACTTGTGGGCATCCAAGATATGGGAGCGGCAGGGATTTCTTGTGCCACTTCTGAAATGAGTGCCAAAGGGAAAACAGGAATGGATGTGGACCTAGACAAGGTTCCTCTGCGTGAATCTGATATGAACGCCTACGAAATTATGTTATCCGAATCCCAAGAACGGATGTTAGTCATCCCAGAAGTAGGAAAAGAAGGAGAGCTTGTTTCCATCTTCCACAAATGGGGGTTAAATGCCGTGGAAATTGGAACGGTTACTGCTGACGGAATCTTACGCATCCGAAAAAATGGATCCCTCAAAGCAGAAATCCCAGCTGAATCGCTCGTCCTTGGTGGTGGCGCTCCTCGGTATGTAAGGGAAGAAAAAAGACCGTCTTATCTCGATGAGGTGGTAAAATTTGATCCCAACACAATCCCTGATCTAAAACCAGATACTGTCCCTCAGACTTTAAATAGCCTTCTTTCTTCTCTCAATATCAGTTCGAGACGTCCTCTTTATGAACAATATGACACAGAAGTGGGACTTGTAAAAGTAGTCGAACCTGGAGAAGACGGTGGTCTTGTCCGTATCCCTGGAACAAAAAAAGGAATTGCTGTTGCCACAGACTGTAACTCCCGTTATACGTTTCTTAACCCATACGAAGGAGCACAAATTGCTGTTTGTGAATCAGCAAGAAACGTAGCCGCAACGGGTGCCGAACCTTATGGAGTGACCAATAACCTAAACTTTGGGAATCCCTATATCCCTGAAAACTATTATGTGTTTAGTGAATGTGTGAGAGGGCTTGGGGATGCTTGTCGTTACCTTGGTTTACCAGTTACTGGTGGAAACGTATCCTTTTACAATGAATCCCAAGAAGGCCCAGTGTTTCCAACTCCTACCATTGGTATGGTGGGAGTGATTGACGATGTGGCAAAGGGACTTCGTACATTTCCGAAAACAAACGAAACTGTGAAATATGCACTTGTTGGAGATTTCCAACCAACGATCTCTGCGTCTGAATATTTGTACAGATCGCAAGGCTTAGATACTGGTGTGATCCCAAAAATTTCTTTGGAAACGGAAAAACAAACCATCGACACCCTTATTGAATGCCGTAAAAAGGGACTCCTCACCTCCGCCAAAGACCTGTCACTCGGTGGCCTCCTAGTGGCATTGGCAAAAATTGTCATCACGGGGAAAAAAGGAATCGAGGTAAATCTCAAAGCCCTTCAAACAAAAGTGCAAAGACTTGATGCCTTGTGTTTTGGAGAAACTGGTGCGAGTTTTATCGTAAGTTTTTTACCAAGTAACGAAACTAAGGTAAACGAGTCCTTTACAACAAAAGGATTGTCTTTTTTCCCTCTCGGGTCTTCCAGCGCAAAATCTTCTCTTTCCGTGAAAGGGGAAGGGTTTCACTGGGAATGGACAACAAAATCATTAGAAGTAGAATTTGAATCGGGTCTCAAATCGTATTTCGAATAG
- a CDS encoding flavin reductase family protein, which produces MPASIDQFKTSLSLWASGVSVITYESSDQKGGVTVSSFSSVSLEPPLVLFCLAKLSKAKEAIESAGKFAVNILSSEQKQISADFASGSLDKAVVLEGLNPRKLSTGAPILQGCLASLDCLVHQIIDAGDHWILIGLVEAVATKEGSPLLYFNRNYRELV; this is translated from the coding sequence ATGCCAGCATCCATCGACCAATTCAAAACTTCCCTTTCCCTTTGGGCATCGGGAGTTTCCGTTATCACCTACGAATCCTCGGACCAAAAAGGCGGAGTGACCGTTTCCAGTTTTTCATCTGTGTCCTTAGAACCACCGTTAGTTTTATTCTGTTTGGCGAAACTTTCGAAGGCGAAAGAGGCAATCGAATCGGCGGGAAAGTTTGCTGTGAATATTCTTTCTTCCGAACAAAAACAAATTTCCGCTGATTTTGCTTCTGGTTCCCTGGACAAAGCGGTTGTTTTGGAAGGCCTAAACCCAAGAAAACTTTCCACCGGAGCCCCCATTTTACAGGGATGTTTGGCTTCATTGGACTGCCTTGTGCACCAAATCATTGATGCTGGCGACCATTGGATCCTTATCGGACTTGTGGAAGCTGTGGCCACTAAAGAAGGTTCTCCTCTCCTCTATTTCAATCGCAATTATAGGGAACTCGTTTAA
- a CDS encoding Fur family transcriptional regulator translates to MKALTKHRELILQDLKERHDHPTAKMVFESVRDKADKISFATVYNSLEYLVDHKLVNKLNIESESVRYDAFLDNHSHLICHSCGTILDVPALGLSETTDWKAMGFVADHIDIVVSGTCSSCKSH, encoded by the coding sequence ATGAAAGCACTGACAAAACACAGAGAATTGATTTTACAAGACCTGAAAGAAAGACACGACCATCCCACAGCGAAGATGGTATTTGAGTCTGTCCGGGACAAAGCAGATAAAATCAGTTTTGCCACGGTTTACAACTCTTTGGAATACTTAGTCGACCACAAACTGGTGAACAAACTCAATATCGAATCGGAATCAGTTCGTTACGATGCCTTTCTTGACAACCATTCCCATTTGATTTGCCATTCTTGTGGGACCATTCTTGATGTTCCTGCTCTGGGACTCAGCGAAACTACAGACTGGAAGGCGATGGGATTTGTGGCAGACCACATTGATATTGTCGTTTCTGGCACTTGTTCTTCTTGTAAGTCCCACTAA
- the mutL gene encoding DNA mismatch repair endonuclease MutL, with product MGIIHSLSPDLINQIAAGEVIESTHSILKELIENSIDAGAKKIEIATENAGLGRILVSDDGHGIEKDDLPLAIKRYATSKIQNFHDLEHLFTFGFRGEALASIASVSRLVIESGTEGNRMANRVVVEEGKIVSEEEIPFFQGTKIEIKDLFYNTPVRRKFLKTESGEEKKNRSRVQTMALGEPSIGFRYVQNGKEVFHVQKEEPLERVLSVYGENLRDHLLPIHSSRNGMTLRGFISHPDFYKSSRTGQFFFVNNRSVELKFSAQILKRCYGELLPSGAFPYAFLFFDLPREFVDVNVHPQKKEVRFLSEETITGMLFQGITDVLRTSTPVEFLEMRRRLSMPIPYDNAGNKSQFGDSGTSFAGGLGFGNGNFGEGGNKQVEGNPLLGPSTIEGRTGFSLEGIGAGTNLHLLGDNLTKHNLFVPKKHYGVIFETFILAEAEDGLYIIDQHTAHERIRYEEVLRDLKSKAYKSQSLLTPIRLELTKEEAEEMIAEKHRFSELGITLEPFSGGTILIREVPSYIDPGKETETILDLWERFKSKDPEEKELYDEMAKCVACRSAIKKGDQVSDPIIGELLQRLSYCENPSLCPHGRPTLIKLTRKDLETMFHRI from the coding sequence ATGGGCATCATCCATTCCCTTTCTCCCGACCTTATCAACCAAATCGCGGCGGGAGAAGTCATTGAATCCACTCACTCCATCCTAAAAGAACTCATTGAAAATTCCATCGATGCAGGTGCTAAAAAAATCGAAATTGCGACAGAAAACGCAGGCCTTGGACGTATTTTAGTTTCTGATGATGGGCATGGGATCGAGAAAGACGATTTGCCACTAGCCATCAAACGGTATGCCACAAGTAAAATTCAGAATTTCCACGACTTAGAACACCTATTTACCTTTGGGTTCCGAGGGGAAGCCCTTGCCTCCATTGCCTCTGTATCAAGGCTTGTGATTGAGTCGGGGACCGAAGGAAACCGTATGGCAAACCGGGTGGTTGTGGAAGAAGGGAAGATTGTATCAGAAGAAGAGATCCCTTTTTTCCAAGGAACAAAAATTGAAATTAAGGATTTATTTTATAATACACCCGTTAGGCGGAAATTCCTAAAAACGGAATCGGGGGAAGAGAAAAAAAATAGATCCCGTGTACAAACCATGGCACTCGGTGAACCTTCCATTGGGTTTCGGTATGTTCAAAATGGAAAAGAAGTGTTCCATGTCCAAAAAGAAGAACCATTAGAGCGAGTCCTATCGGTTTACGGCGAAAATCTAAGAGACCATCTACTCCCCATTCACTCAAGCCGAAATGGAATGACTCTACGTGGGTTTATCTCTCATCCCGATTTTTATAAATCCTCAAGGACTGGGCAGTTTTTTTTCGTGAACAACCGTTCGGTGGAACTGAAATTTTCTGCCCAAATTTTAAAACGATGTTATGGGGAATTATTACCCAGTGGTGCCTTTCCATATGCATTTTTGTTTTTTGATCTGCCTCGTGAGTTTGTGGATGTGAATGTCCATCCACAAAAAAAAGAAGTTCGGTTTTTATCGGAAGAAACCATCACAGGGATGTTATTCCAAGGGATCACAGATGTGTTACGAACATCCACACCCGTTGAATTTTTAGAGATGCGGCGAAGGCTTTCGATGCCCATTCCCTATGACAATGCAGGAAACAAATCACAGTTTGGTGACAGTGGCACTTCGTTTGCCGGTGGGTTAGGTTTTGGCAACGGGAATTTTGGAGAAGGGGGAAACAAACAAGTGGAAGGGAATCCTCTCCTTGGTCCAAGTACGATCGAAGGAAGGACCGGATTTTCCCTTGAAGGGATTGGGGCAGGAACAAACTTACATTTATTAGGTGATAACCTTACCAAACACAATTTGTTTGTCCCAAAAAAACACTATGGTGTGATTTTTGAAACCTTTATCTTAGCCGAAGCCGAAGATGGACTCTACATCATCGATCAACATACAGCCCACGAACGGATTCGTTACGAAGAAGTGCTGCGAGACCTCAAATCCAAAGCTTACAAATCCCAAAGTTTACTCACACCGATTCGTTTGGAACTGACAAAAGAAGAAGCCGAAGAAATGATCGCTGAAAAACATCGGTTTTCAGAGCTCGGGATCACACTCGAACCCTTTTCAGGAGGGACAATCCTCATTCGTGAAGTTCCTTCCTACATTGATCCAGGGAAAGAAACGGAAACCATCCTCGATCTTTGGGAGCGGTTCAAATCCAAAGACCCAGAAGAGAAAGAGTTATATGATGAGATGGCAAAATGTGTGGCCTGTCGGTCTGCCATCAAAAAAGGAGACCAGGTTTCTGACCCCATTATTGGCGAATTGTTACAAAGGCTTTCCTATTGTGAAAACCCATCGCTTTGCCCCCATGGCAGGCCCACTCTCATCAAACTCACAAGAAAAGACCTTGAGACCATGTTCCATAGAATCTAA
- a CDS encoding RNA polymerase sigma factor: MPRPLEGKNMTLREKEKILLQKIKAGDPTAYMTLVSPFRERLFRKAVSMVKDGDDAEDIVQDALISGYKSIQNFRAEAGVYTWLYRIVVNKSKDLLAKKKRGREKPMDDSGDNQFVDSRVGYEKKLELSEESSYLMSKIALLEDSYKQVLELRYFENLSYNEIAEIMECNVGTVKSRLFKAKEFLKHLIQKDEKGEGFFEK; encoded by the coding sequence ATGCCAAGACCCCTAGAAGGCAAAAATATGACCCTGCGGGAGAAGGAAAAAATCCTACTCCAAAAAATCAAAGCAGGGGATCCGACTGCCTATATGACCCTTGTCTCTCCGTTTCGTGAGAGGCTCTTCCGAAAAGCAGTTTCCATGGTCAAAGACGGTGATGACGCCGAAGACATTGTCCAAGATGCTCTCATTTCTGGTTACAAATCGATTCAAAATTTCCGTGCGGAGGCGGGTGTTTACACTTGGCTCTATCGCATTGTGGTGAATAAGTCCAAGGATTTACTTGCTAAGAAAAAACGCGGACGTGAAAAACCCATGGATGACTCAGGGGATAACCAATTTGTGGATTCTCGTGTCGGATATGAAAAAAAATTGGAACTTTCTGAGGAATCCAGTTATCTAATGAGTAAGATTGCTCTGTTAGAAGATTCCTACAAACAAGTGCTCGAACTTCGTTATTTTGAAAACCTTTCTTATAACGAAATTGCGGAGATCATGGAATGTAATGTAGGGACAGTGAAGAGCCGTCTCTTTAAGGCGAAGGAGTTTTTGAAGCACCTCATCCAGAAAGATGAAAAAGGAGAAGGGTTCTTTGAAAAATAG